aatttttcttcttgtatgatgaatctccatgaagtccttgagatcaactacactttctatcctagtctgagacttagctataacagactagaaatcaagacttatagttttgatcactaacattgacaaacgtgcttgagatagcaacgcatgcgagttcgaccgagcaatgctctaacaaccaaTCTTTATATGCCTTTGTAGTTTTAGACGCCTTCGTTGTTTTCCAGTCTCCAATCTTCAAGGTCAGTTGGTGaattttgatactcaactaccatgatTCATCGCAAGTCCGAGACTAACCTTAGTAGATTATGTCAAGATGTAGTTTTGGTcgactaaatttgataacaagcttgtaTTAGAGCATCGCTAGGCCGAACTCGtaagttttttttatctcaaacTTGTAGTTGTAGTCAATGTtggatgtacaaaactatatcttgatttctacttTATTGaaatcaagtctcggactaggattaaagATTGTTAGTTGATTATCATACATCACCTAATAACCCTTAAAGATTAAAGACTGGAGAACAAATAAAAACATAgcgagaacttcatcaagaaaGAGGTATGCGAAGACTgacctatcctatttactcatggcATATACAATCCTATCTTATCAGACTATATCGTATGATTTTAGTAAACTTAATatttcaaagaagaaatttcgagttcaagcttgtcttggttaaCCTGATTCAATCAATGGATGTCCATAGATCCTTAATTAGAAATTTTAgtcagaacaatttattgttcacaaagtatttttgtttcaagttgatcatttggtaTTTGCCCAAGAAACAATGCATATTATCTATGACTATGGAAATGTTTCAAATTTAACTATAAGAGATACAAAACTTCTTTGTGCAAGGTACACATACTTGTATGTATTACCTAATGAGTATGAATTCCATGAACTGTAGAGGTTTGCAAACCCTGTAAATTTGTTTGAGTTCGAGAATAGGGGAAGGTTTGCAAACCCCTATGACCTAACTTCACGAACTACCTAGGTTGAAAAACCGCCATAGCATAACTTTGAAGGTTTGCAAACCTGTACATTTATCGTATAACATAACGTCACAAACTATCTTACCTAACTATCTTCGcttttgctacaactctcataaacacttctaagagaACTTTATTTACAAAATCACTTTGGGTTTGTGGATAAATATTTAGTCTTAAGTATTATTGAACACCACTAAGTGCTTCTAAGTTCAAAGGCATACTTGCCGCTACATACTACCACTGTGCACGTTTTGATAACCCTGGACCATAATgcacatgaattcctaataagaatatCATCTAAACTGAAAAATTGTTTTCCTGATTTTCAAGATAAACTTAGCTTGAATTAAAATCTATCAatagccttgaaaatctataaatagaagaCTCTTCCAACAAGATTTCTCAATCCCTGACACTCTTGTTTCCTAGTTGCAAAGATAGAGTCTTCCTCTATAAACTAGATTTCTTTACGAAATTGATTCTAGGTTATGACTTTGAAAATTTCACTTAGGTATTCGTGAAGCCCGGTCAGACTATCTTCTACGTGATAGTTCTTGTATCCTAATCTTGAGCTATTAGCTATTGAGTTTCACGAGCTCTAGATCAAGaaaaagatagatagaaatcacaaagttttatctgtctcagactttgtgattccttaagatagatatctaaactcttctttgatttgtttggattgttttTGAGAGGTTTGCTGGAATATATctactgcaaacagatttccaaacctatattgaaacatatcaaaacggaaatcaaataagcTTGTTTGTTAGAGGTCGATAGGTATCAAAAAACTTCAATGAGGTTGAAACAACTTTTAGGTTGTAAAGGatatcatctaagagaatcaagtgcatagaatcttTTGAGgtttcaagagacataaggaacaCAATTACAGCTGAATTTCTCGGAGTGTTAATGATACATGTATATCTTCCTCTctctgggaactagtgatcctcaataaggattgaggatataattgaaatttaaggaaggaatactgatttttaggaagtattcttagataaggaaatattcctaaagaaggtaatattcctagataaggaaatatacctagaaaaggaatatttcctagacaaggtaatatttctagataaggaaatatacctagaaagggaattattcctagataaagaaatatgcctagaaaaggtattattcttagataaggaaatagattcctaataggtTTTGGAAACCTTTAAAGCTattaatagagatgtttagctcatagataatacatctagagtgtggtttgtgatacagacacacctagatcaGAGAGGAGGTTCGTGTGATACACGGATCTAgaaaagtttgtgaggcaatactAGATTATTGTAAAatcaagcttagcaaacagtttaaggttgatccactgtttagagatattgtgagcgtaacaaagagagaattgtaatagttttcttgttcataatctagagaagatatatttatttgaattattactttgtgttctgttttctagttttcctctattattattctaaattcctcctctataataatagtcaccaaggtacagagatcaatatgtatcaagttggtatcagagaaaggttcgtttcttttagggaagattcccgtggtttatggtcttcactGGATCTCTTTACAAACAACTTGGTGAGTTActcgaaaagaaagaaaacgttaaaggaacaaggggatcaaggatgacgaagtcagatgatgatcctaagcaaaGAAAACCACAaattatggaagaaaaggtgtcTACGCTAAAAACAGAAATGAAGTCTTATACACCCAatccgaagacgaagaaaaagactacattttcatctggtgtttttgaagaaaagaacGAAGAAGAATAATTAGAACCACTCGAACAAGATTGTGTTATGAAGCGAAGATTGACTAAGACAAGATGAAGATATATGGAAGCTTTTCAAATTAGACGTCAAGGTCAAGTTTCAAGCAAAGATagatggttcagcagggtgaaaggaaTCCTTTAGTTAcctaacctccaaatataactttcacaggagttcaagttcttgagtgggggcgcatgatacatgtgtatcttcctctctctgggaactagtgatcctcaagaaggattgaggatataattgaaatttaaagaaggaatactgatttttaggaagtattcttagataaggaaatattcctaaagaagataatattcctagataaggaaatatacctagaaaaggaatatttcctagacaaggtaatatttatAGATAAGGAAATATGCCTAGAaagggaattattcctagataaagaaatatacctagaaaaggtattattcttagataaggaaatagattcctaataggtTTTGGAAACCTTTAAAGCTATTAATAGAGATGTTTAGTTCATAtctaagacatctagagtgtggtttgtgatacatacACACCTAGATCAGAGAGGAGGTTCGTGTGATACACAGATCTAgaaaagtttgtgaggcaatactagattattgtaaaagcaagcttagcaaacagtttaagattGATCCACCGTTTAGAGATATTGTGAgcataacaaagagagaattgtaatagttttcttgttcataatctagagaagatatatttcttcgaatctggtttctagtgtgttatGTTTTCTAGTTCTTTTTCTATTGTTATTCTGAAtttcgcctctataataatagtttccaaggtacaaagatcaatacgtatcagttAATTCGGTCTCATCTACATTCTATTCCGAAATTTGATaataggctagtgcctgtagtggTTTAATAAAGTGTGGCGTTCAGATCTGAatgaggtcctggggtttttctaccAATGCAGTTTTCCTcggtaacaaaattctgatgtcttgAGTTTTtccttttcagcattatattgtttatctttataataggaataatacAAGTAGTACGTAACGAATCTTGATAGTTCAAATCCTTATTGTTTGAGATCAAAAACAAGATtttttcttgttgaattcatatcttggaAAATAGATTACAAATTTCGTTCTTGTTAGAATACGAATTCTGATGATTTGGATATAACTAGTATTGATTTTTAagaccgtccaagaactcttataCACAATCATGTACACATACCTTTGGTGCACACATGTTGATTGtagaaaagaaagatgaaaactcAATATAAAATCTTATTCAGGGTTATTTGATTTGACCTACTTGTGATTATATTAGTTTTTGTCCAAACAGATTGCCGAGCGGAAAAATTAGTGGTGTACTTGATACCCTCTCCTTTTTAGCTTGACATAACAAAACTCGTGAGTTTTTCTGAGCGATGCTCTAATATAAGGTGCAGGAAAATAGTGCATTAAAACACACCACTTTGTCATGGCATTTTTTCTTCAACTACATCTCACTTATGCATTAAGAACATACAAGCCAGTGGTTTTTAATACAACGTTGATAAATACTTTGCGGGTTAGCTTTTAAACTTAAAACAAACAATTACCGAACTAACTTCTTCAATGTTTTGCTTCTCAAAAGAACTTCTAGGAAGTATAAAAGAAAAAACACTTCTACTTTTTCTATCCAAACAACCTATTATTCTCCCATCAATCCACTTTTACCCCCGGTCCTTAATATGTTACGTTTATACCTCTTTTTAACTCACGTAAATTTCATTTTGATTCTCTCCTAATTCACCATCAACTAACTCAACCAGAAGAAACCCCTAAAttgacaaaaaataaaaagaataaagataacaCACAAACTTTTCATCATTTTtactatttatttttgaaaatttcattatataCAAAACATTCCGAACCAAGCTCTATATTTTGTTTCAGTCATGCTTTTCAAAAATATACACCAaccgatccaaacattggaagtGTCGTTTCTCGAAAATAAGTTTTTGTACACCTTAATATCAACActgaatttgaagaagaagatgcatgcATATATGAATTTGAAGATGATAGTTAAGGGATATGATACAAACACCAATGAAAAAAATAGGTACTTTTCCATATGTTGAAACTGGTTTGTTCATGGCAGCGAAGAACAACTTCAGGTAGTCCGATAGATTTGACGAAGAACAATCACGAACctggattttttttaattttttattataaagaTGCTTAGGCGAATTGTATGTCTCATATCTATTCTGATCCTCCAGTCTAATAGATCTGGTTCGTAGATTATTTATATTACAAAATCCACAAACTACttaattttcatggtttttgttaaaaaaatttaGTTCATTTAATTTGAAGATCAAACCATTTGTTTATATGATTCGAATCTTTAATTGTGTTTTACTTttacaactttttttttaaatcaagataatttgaaataaaataaaatagtacAGTCTTATTggttgtttttaggtttataccTTGCAATTTTCcgattttaggtttagatttgtgaAGGTGTAATGGATCGTATGTTGTATGCTCAATATTAATCGTGTTTTTGTTTTGTTAGTGTTGTAACTAGTTAGTTAGTTGTTTGTCAGAATGAATAAGTTAATTTGTTTTAGCAATTCAATTAGTTAGTAAAGTAGTCTTCATAAATGAAAAAGAGAGGGTAACTAGTAATAGTACaacaccaacttttttgttcgtgGACCTATATAGATAATCCTCGTACAATTAATACATTCATATCTTAGTTCAACGAGAACTAGTCTtgaaaagattatcttcataacaTATGTAATTTTGTGATTTTGTCATGTATAACTTCCAAAAAAAACTCATATATAAGCTTAGCAGTGGCTAAATACAACCTTTGTTTTGAAGGGGATCTCGGCATAAGCCGTCGTCTACGCTAAGCCAGTAGTTAGCCATTTTGTGGTGCGTAACAGAATATTAACGTGGATGGGGTATCAAAACTTATGATATCCGACAAATTTATTCCGTGATATAATGGTTCATAAAAAATCACGCACCTACAAATTTATTGCATTTGAGaataacaacttttttttttgcgtgGGTCTCACTATTTTCCTATTATATGACATGATTTGTTTGAAATACCCAAATCACGCAATTAATCTGTCATTTAAAAACGTGATTAATAGCCCATTCTGGACTGGTGATCACAATAAAGCCTTTCTCATGAAAAGAATCTGGAACATACACGATCAACCTAATTTCATTTGCACCAGATTATACAATGAGACATATCTGCAAAATCAACCGATCTTCCAGGAAAACACACACGTTCCTTCCTCCTCTAGTCCACAATGGAAACAAATGGCTTCCCTCATACCCACACTATAACAACACATCTTCCGTAGCGTCGGAAACAGTTTAGGCACACCTATCCAAGCAAATTAGAAACCTTAACCCGGCTCAATGCTACCTAATCCAATCAGTAGGGGATCTCGTTGACCCTCTCACCAATAACTGGAATCATGAACAATTGAATCACTTCCCACCTGTTGTTGTACAACACATAATAAACATCCACCTTCCCCTAGACATGCCTACAGATAAGATCTTTTGGGCATACTCAAAGTCCGGAAAATACACCACTGCCACCGGCCACAATTGTCTAATACAACAAGACAACCATTACCACCTAAACCCCTCCCACCCACCAAATTATTTTGGAACTTatcatgtccaccaaaaattcagcttttcttgtggaaagctataATTGAAGGTCTTctgacctttttttttattttacactGCATCAACCTCACCAATTCCAACCAATATTTGTGCAACGCCGAACTTGAAACATCAGAGCACATGCGTATTCACTTACCAATAACAACAGCTACCTGGAACAACTTGTTATCTTGTCTATTGAAAAACGAAACCAACCTCAACTCCCATATCACCATAAATAATCAAACAACCTTTTCACAAATTCTGCAAGACGCTAACCATACCCCCTCGGTataaggtttttgttttcttttctggaATCTCTGGACGTCCAGAAATTAATTAGTTTTCAAATAACATCATACACCCCAAGACAACATCCTGGTACAAACCTTGAAGCAACACCAAAAATTCATACGGGCATAAAAGGTTTTGTCCCCGGTTTTACCTGGACACCCACCAGCCAAGGCCACCCCAACAAATATcagagcaacaacaacaatattcGCAGACCAGAACCGGATTGGATAAAGATCAACACCGATGAAGCTGCTAGGGGACATCCCGGAATGGCGGGAGCAGGTTTTATTTTCAGGGATTCGAGTCCTCAAACTGTGATAGCTCTCGTGAAGCCTCCAGGAATAACTGCAGCGCTGATAGCCGAAACGTGGGCAACTCTGCTAGCATCAAGGACAACAACAGAGAGACAATGGTCAAAAGTCATGTTTGAGACGGATTCGGAAAATCTGGTGCGCTTTATAAAAACGGTGGCTAAGCATCCGTGGTATATTGTAGAAATGATGgtcaaaataaaacaaagaatGCGAAAAATTCCTCTGCATACTATACAACACAATTATAGAGAAGAGAATCAAACATGAGATGGTCTGGCAAACTTTACAACGGACGGAAGTCAAACAGGAAACTTATCAACACGAATATGAGACCATACAATCCCACATTTTCTCAACCATTATTAAATGACTCTGTAGGTACAAAATAACGTGTAGTGTAATAGCTATCTATACGTGCTCTTTCTGTTTCTCATTCTTCGAAAAAATAAATCTCGTTCATAGGGATGGcaatttgccccacccaaacccattccCGTGGGGATCCGCTCCTATGGGTTAGCGTTTTACCCGTATAAATAGGGAACGGGGCGGGGTATGGGGAATCCCCGAAAGTAGCGAGGCAGGGATGAGatggggatgggattcaaggaccccaccccatacccgccccatacCATAACCTATTATATCTGATCGAGAAACTTTTTTGGAAGATAACGAAGAAGATCATGATGGGATGATTAACATGGAGGAAGATGATTAATAATGgggaattaaaaaataaaaggaaCCATAATACTTAATTGTGGATCAATTGTTTCCTTTATTTTTCAGTTTTAGTTGGTTATTATaaacttaaaattttaaaatgtACTGCTTAGTTAGTATCATTGTTTGaaccattataattatttttaaattattattatttacaaaattttaaatatttattgtAATGTTATGATAACTCATGGGAAATCCATCCCCTACGGAAATTCCCCATACCCATCCCCGCCACATTCTTAAGGAGAACGGGCAGGGAATGAGTTCTCATTTTTTGAACGGGTAGGGAATGAGATTCAATGTCCCCGCCCCATTGCCATCCCTACTCGTTCAGTAGTGTTAAGTAACTCAAGTCCTTGTCTGCCGCGTGTAGTAGGGTTCTGTACCGTCTGGTACATTTTGTAAATAACTAGAAAATAGGGATATTATCGGGAcctatatttctcagcaactcaAATTTCACAGCGGGAgtgattcaaaattcaaaatttaaactCACAACTAAAACATTTTCCTTCTTCCCTCTCCCTCCAAAATCGAAGTTTCtagagaaacaacaacaaaaagaaaaaaaaagaggtgcGATTCTagttagagagagagagagagaaatttgGAAAATCAGTAGAAATGGAGAATCCCGAAGACGAAGCCATCACCATGGAGACTGCAATCCGCTGTGCCAAAGCTTTATCCGTAATTTCATCTATCAAAGATTCTCAGCTTCACGAGTTGATGGAATTAatcgaaaaagaagaagaagaaggaaacgaacatgtaattgattttttttttattttttttctagaaTTTCAGATTTAAAATGAAACCTGTGCAAATTCTGAATTTCTTTCTTGAATTTATTATTATTAGGTTGACGAGTTGGAATTACTGAGAACTGCTGCAGATCTGAGGCTTCGATTGATTGAAGAGCGTGAAAAGATGAATATATTCAAGCACTGGGGTTTGTTGGAGTTTAAGTATCAGATGTTATTGGTATTTTTTCTCTTGGTTCTTCTGGTTTTGATTTCGATCTGATATTCCTACTGAGATCTATTGTAAATATGGTCACGTAATGTTCGTATTTCAGTATCAATTTAGTCGTAGTAAGATGAATTGTTCATTTTAGGGTTTAATCTTGCCACGAATTGTTCGTATGTCAGTATCGGTTAGTTGCAGTAAGACGGATCTTGttcatttttagggttcttcttgtTCACAAATCACACATATATACTTGTGCGAATTCTGGGAAATGAAATTCTAGTGTTAAGTATTatatgaatgaaattttgaatttaCTCAGAAATTAAAGTTCAAGATTTTTTGATTTgaatatattttgattgaaaattacTAGGAATTTTGAAGGAATTCTGTTTCGGTAGTTCTATTTCTGGGGGTTGTAGTTCTAAACCTCCATTAATCTCTTTTTTAAGCTAATTATGCAGCATGTAATGTTATATCATCAAATGTTAGTTCCAAGGTTGAATTTCGTCAGGTAATCAATGAGACATGTAAACTCGAAAGAGGTGACTAtgtgacatatatatatatatatatatcaatgtaATGTTTGCAGTGAAGAATGTTGTAACTATGTAAGCTCGTAGCAAGTCTAGAGATTTCGAAAACGTAAATGCGCGACTGCTGATATTCTTATGTTCAGAATCTCAAAATGGTTTAGTTTGTGAAGTTCAAGACTTGTGTGGTGCTATAGAAAAGGCTCCACGATTCTGATGGTAGTATGCTACTGAATTTGGGGATTGCTTAGTACTTGCAGATCCTACTGTATGTAAAGCACCATTTTCACATGTATGGTATACCAAATGTTTGCTGGACTCCAAGTTTGTTTTGTGTAGGTACTTGAGTGGAAAAAGAGGAAAACACGGAGGAGAGAATGTGTTTTTACTAGTCTATCAGGGGATACACATCGAGATCAGATTCGCACCAGGAATCTAGCCCTTAGCGGAGGAGAAACACAGAGGAGAAAATGTGTTTTTCCTTCTAAACACAAACACACCTTTTTGTTACATTCTCTTTCAGCTCTGCTTTCTTTGGTTTATGttgtaaatattttatttggtttatGTTGTAAATGTTTTGCAAGACAGATTCAGACATTTAACAGGAGAAAATGGTAGCCCGACTGTAAATTGCTCAGACTCTTAGTTTTCAAAGGATTCCTACTCTTTGAGCCTGAGCCAGTTGATCGATTCAGTACAAAAACTAGACACGGAACAGATTCATACATAACTCTTACTTCTTCTGCATATGTCGAGAAGATAGTCGGGACGATTCTAATAATGTTTGCAAAAACAGAATGTGCCGAATTTTGATGACCACCATAATCGAGTCGGAAGATTGGTCTGTTAAGACCTGCACAAGAGTTTATATGAGAATGTTTGAGTTAtgacaaagaaatcaaaattctGTACAAACTGTTTTAAACTTCCATGTAATTTTTCAGTAATTACACTGAAAAATCAGTTTCTTCTTTTTAATACGGAACAAAGACAAAATTCAGATTCAGAAACTTTTACACCCGTAACATACTCATTCACAAGACCAGTAATATTATTAGTGAGGTTATCTAGTTTTCATGGTTTTACATAGCTAACTTTACGCCTTCTAGTTCGCAAGGCACTTGTGACTACGGTAGCATATTTACATTCCCGTACTCCGAAAATAAACGTACTATGTTTCCAAAATGATTTTCCACAATAGTCAATGCTCAGTATTGATTTTCCAAAATGATTTTCCACAATAGCACAGTTCTTGTCAAGTCAGCTTATCACCTATTGTTCCATTAAAGTAGCCTCCCCCGGCCCTGCAAGTTGTTCCAATGAAGTAGCCTCCCCCGGCCTTGCAAGTTGTTCCATTGAAGTAGCCTCCCCTGGCCCTGCAAGTTGTTCCAATGAAGTAGCCTCCCCCGGCCCTGCAAGTTGTTCCATCTAAGTAGCCTCCCCTGGCCCTGCAAGTTGTTCCATTGAAGTAGCCTCCCCTGGCCTTACGAGTTCCAACGGTTCCAATCTTGCGATGATGTAATTCTTGTCAGCTGGCTGGGTCTTAACAAATGACTCCCgagagaaaagtaacttcatGTAGTTCATTACGTGAGTGAGATTTTCTGGGACGCTCCAGCTCTTGAAATGTCCAAGAGCAACCTCAAGGTGGTAAAGCGCGGGCGCCAAACCCAAATCAACAGCAGAAATTTTCTCCCCGCTGATGTAAGGACCATGAGCTTTCAGGTGCTCTTCCAATGAAGACAATTCAGAGATCAAAGCCTGCTCTGAACCATCCGTAGCATCCTTGCTTTTCAAGAACGTATCAAAATACCTGTATATCTTCAATCCAACTGAGGCAAATTCAGAAGGTGTAACAAGAGATGAGTCAGGGTATTTTTCCTCAAGAGCTTGAGTGATAACCTCCAGATCTATTACCCATTTGCCATCAAAGTAGACTGCAGGTAGCTTTCCTTCAGGATTAGCTTCCAGAAACCATTGAGGTTTGTTAGCAGTGTTGATCAAACACATCTGGTAAGGAATTTTCTTCTCTTCTAGGGTTAAAAGAACTCCTTGACATGAAGGACAATCTCCAAGAACATCAGAATCACCAATAGCAGCTTTTACACAGACTTTCAACTTCATGGTTGTCACAGTGAggttctcctcttcttccttccTGAAAATGATTGCTTCGGATTCTGATTTTGACATCTTGCGCTCCACAGCTAATTCTTTAAGTAGTTTGACTTCCTCGCTAAACTTGAACAACCTTTCATCTATTAAGTGCACCTTCGTGAGACTTACTTCAAACTTTTCGGACCAATCACGTTCAAATTCCTCGACCTGATTTGTAATAGTCTGACGCTTcagcttatcttcttcttcacgctCCCATTGCATCCTCTCAAACGCCATTACACTAACAACAAGCCCACCAGACCCAGGAACATCCCTGTAAAGTGGTTCTTCAGGCTCTGGGTGTCGTTGCCTATATTCAGAGAAGGCTTTTCGCGTATCTTTCATAGCTTTTCTATAACCTTCTAATAGATCACCCATAAGACGCATGTCATGGTCCAACTTATAAATCGCCATATCTCTTTTACGCACTTCCTCCTTCAGGTTCTCAATCAACCTATCCCGACACTGCACTTCACCCATCAAGGCTTGCTGATTCCTTTCGGCTTCCATGGCTTGTGCTTCTTTCTCGGCATACATTGCTCTGATATTACATTGTAAGCTGTTCATTTGCTCCAAGAAATTGTCAATACCTGATCCTCTATGGTCCCATTGGCCATCGTTCCTCATCCTCTTATTTTGATCAGTAGAGAGGTGATTCTGCATCTCATCTTCAAAGCTAAGCGCTCTTTTGCGAGGATACATGGATGAACCTCTTATATTCATCTGACTCATGTCGTTGTTGGGCCCAGAATGAGAAAAATCTCCAATGGAGTTGTTCTCAGGAAGTTGCATTAATGGGTTAGAAGGCATACCTGTCGGTTCCATTGGTTGGAGATAGTCCGAAGGTAGCCTCTCCAACTCACGATTTCTTTTTCCCATGTGCATTTCTTCCTCtgtctcttcctcttcttcatatacttcatcatcatcatcatcatcatcagaatctaTTTCATTCACTTCAATAGGGTTGTTCTCAGGAGGTTGCCTTAATGGGTTAGAAGGCATACCTGTCGGTTCCATTGGTTGGAGATAGTCCGAAGGTATCCTCTCCAACTCACGATTTTCTTTTCCTGTATACATTTCTTCCTCTGtctcttcctcttcctcatctacttcatcatcatcaatttcATTCAGTTCGAGAGGCTCCTCGAACTTTTCAAGTTTATTAGAACTGCAGGGTCTCAAAGAAAGGCcattcatctttttcttctcatCTAAAGGCCATTCTGAGGGATGAGCAGGTGCTTTACCTTCTTCTTCCACACCCATGACATCTTCTTCATCCCTCACTTGCTGCtgcttatcatcatcatcaatttcaTTCAGTTCGAGAGGCTCCTCGAACTTTTCAAGTTTATTAGAACTGCAGGGTCTCAAAGAAAGGCcattcatctttttcttctcatCTAAAGGCCATTCTGAGGGATGAGCAGGTGCTTTACCTTCTTCTTCCACACCCATGACATCTTCTTCATCTCTCACTTGCTGCTGCTTATTATCATCATCAATTTCATTCACTTCGAGAGGCTCCTCGAATTTTTCAAGTTTATTAGAACTGCAGGGTCTCAAAGAAAGG
The nucleotide sequence above comes from Papaver somniferum cultivar HN1 chromosome 8, ASM357369v1, whole genome shotgun sequence. Encoded proteins:
- the LOC113303484 gene encoding trichohyalin-like isoform X1, translating into MTKRKSRRFTRQCNQPAMDGNDEPPSSPPPPPKTTQESVAVEQSSENPALEVKESQKSENVQESETLDEERKQERDEKAEGAAAATTTTSVAFDLKSPLPVLYKRGPGHRKKSLNRNQQAMLIKKFEELRDNLHIIPFVPAKRLDFDKHEELLRKLQLWDFVHVQFDREVNSELLASLIVNYDRIARSSTVNTYKIMVNRADLARAVKLPVKKVTQSEEIDIGVLSAESILFLQEFVSNWILLHEDMWVFTDEVLVWTRLIKEGKPQKVDWASVIWFMVEKELAKGAKLQMCYYASHLQCLIKSQRSDLFKEEKRVETKVEKEVNVDVKVKSVQEVQVNDLEIEKDTELTLGKERNESKQQQEEDLMDVEEEGKAPAHPSEWPLDEKKKMNGLSLRPCSSNKLETFEEPLEVNEIDDDDKQQQVRDEKDVMGVEEEGKAPAHPSEWPLDEKKKMNGLSLRPCSSNKLEKFEEPLEVNEIDDDNKQQQVRDEEDVMGVEEEGKAPAHPSEWPLDEKKKMNGLSLRPCSSNKLEKFEEPLELNEIDDDDKQQQVRDEEDVMGVEEEGKAPAHPSEWPLDEKKKMNGLSLRPCSSNKLEKFEEPLELNEIDDDEVDEEEEETEEEMYTGKENRELERIPSDYLQPMEPTGMPSNPLRQPPENNPIEVNEIDSDDDDDDDEVYEEEEETEEEMHMGKRNRELERLPSDYLQPMEPTGMPSNPLMQLPENNSIGDFSHSGPNNDMSQMNIRGSSMYPRKRALSFEDEMQNHLSTDQNKRMRNDGQWDHRGSGIDNFLEQMNSLQCNIRAMYAEKEAQAMEAERNQQALMGEVQCRDRLIENLKEEVRKRDMAIYKLDHDMRLMGDLLEGYRKAMKDTRKAFSEYRQRHPEPEEPLYRDVPGSGGLVVSVMAFERMQWEREEEDKLKRQTITNQVEEFERDWSEKFEVSLTKVHLIDERLFKFSEEVKLLKELAVERKMSKSESEAIIFRKEEEENLTVTTMKLKVCVKAAIGDSDVLGDCPSCQGVLLTLEEKKIPYQMCLINTANKPQWFLEANPEGKLPAVYFDGKWVIDLEVITQALEEKYPDSSLVTPSEFASVGLKIYRYFDTFLKSKDATDGSEQALISELSSLEEHLKAHGPYISGEKISAVDLGLAPALYHLEVALGHFKSWSVPENLTHVMNYMKLLFSRESFVKTQPADKNYIIARLEPLELVRPGEATSMEQLAGPGEAT
- the LOC113303484 gene encoding uncharacterized protein LOC113303484 isoform X2 encodes the protein MTKRKSRRFTRQCNQPAMDGNDEPPSSPPPPPKTTQESVAVEQSSENPALEVKESQKSENVQESETLDEERKQERDEKAEGMVVSPSPSHSNQCIEMSVDQDSSYVHPVGAAAATTTTSVAFDLKSPLPVLYKRGPGHRKKSLNRNQQAMLIKKFEELRDNLHIIPFVPAKRLDFDKHEELLRKLQLWDFVHVQFDREVNSELLASLIVNYDRIARSSTVNTYKIMVNRADLARAVKLPVKKVTQSEEIDIGVLSAESILFLQEFVSNWILLHEDMWVFTDEVLVWTRLIKEGKPQKVDWASVIWFMVEKELAKGAKLQMCYYASHLQCLIKSQRSDLFKEEKRVETKVEKEVNVDVKVKSVQEVQVNDLEIEKDTELTLGKERNESKQQQEEDLMDVEEEGKAPAHPSEWPLDEKKKMNGLSLRPCSSNKLETFEEPLEVNEIDDDDKQQQVRDEKDVMGVEEEGKAPAHPSEWPLDEKKKMNGLSLRPCSSNKLEKFEEPLEVNEIDDDNKQQQVRDEEDVMGVEEEGKAPAHPSEWPLDEKKKMNGLSLRPCSSNKLEKFEEPLELNEIDDDEVDEEEEETEEEMYTGKENRELERIPSDYLQPMEPTGMPSNPLRQPPENNPIEVNEIDSDDDDDDDEVYEEEEETEEEMHMGKRNRELERLPSDYLQPMEPTGMPSNPLMQLPENNSIGDFSHSGPNNDMSQMNIRGSSMYPRKRALSFEDEMQNHLSTDQNKRMRNDGQWDHRGSGIDNFLEQMNSLQCNIRAMYAEKEAQAMEAERNQQALMGEVQCRDRLIENLKEEVRKRDMAIYKLDHDMRLMGDLLEGYRKAMKDTRKAFSEYRQRHPEPEEPLYRDVPGSGGLVVSVMAFERMQWEREEEDKLKRQTITNQVEEFERDWSEKFEVSLTKVHLIDERLFKFSEEVKLLKELAVERKMSKSESEAIIFRKEEEENLTVTTMKLKVCVKAAIGDSDVLGDCPSCQGVLLTLEEKKIPYQMCLINTANKPQWFLEANPEGKLPAVYFDGKWVIDLEVITQALEEKYPDSSLVTPSEFASVGLKIYRYFDTFLKSKDATDGSEQALISELSSLEEHLKAHGPYISGEKISAVDLGLAPALYHLEVALGHFKSWSVPENLTHVMNYMKLLFSRESFVKTQPADKNYIIARLEPLELVRPGEATSMEQLAGPGEAT